In a genomic window of Amycolatopsis japonica:
- a CDS encoding S1C family serine protease, translating into MTENESRPGPASTGGHQPPHQQQYPGYTPWQAAPNPLFTPQPAPRKKGGRIAVLVSATALAAALVGGVGGAAIMGIGSASSASGTGSSAVADGQLVGNNTSGDVSGVAAKVTPSVVQVNVTTAQGEAVGSGVILTADGRILTNAHVVADAEGDVTVTLSDGKQYKASVVGADTKADIAVLQAKNASGLTAASLGDSSKLAVGQQVVAIGSPGGLQNTVTTGIVSALNRKLDELSSGQERRSPYSRTTNEAGPSYTAIQTDAPINQGNSGGALVDAQGNVIGINSALYNPASTGSIGIGFAIPINDAKKIVEQIVG; encoded by the coding sequence ATGACCGAGAACGAGAGTCGGCCCGGCCCCGCCTCAACCGGTGGGCACCAGCCGCCGCACCAGCAGCAGTACCCCGGTTACACCCCTTGGCAGGCCGCGCCGAATCCGCTCTTCACGCCGCAGCCCGCACCTCGTAAGAAGGGCGGACGGATCGCCGTCCTCGTCAGCGCGACGGCACTCGCCGCCGCACTCGTCGGCGGGGTCGGCGGAGCGGCGATCATGGGGATCGGCTCCGCTTCGTCGGCGTCGGGCACGGGTTCGTCCGCGGTCGCCGACGGGCAACTGGTCGGGAACAACACCTCGGGTGACGTCAGCGGGGTCGCCGCGAAGGTGACACCGAGCGTCGTGCAGGTGAACGTGACCACCGCGCAGGGTGAGGCCGTCGGCTCCGGCGTCATCCTGACGGCGGACGGGCGCATCCTCACCAACGCCCACGTCGTCGCGGACGCCGAGGGCGACGTGACCGTCACGCTGTCCGACGGCAAGCAGTACAAGGCGAGCGTGGTCGGCGCCGACACGAAGGCCGACATCGCCGTACTCCAGGCGAAGAACGCGAGCGGGCTGACCGCGGCCTCGCTCGGCGATTCCAGCAAACTCGCCGTCGGCCAGCAGGTCGTCGCGATCGGCTCGCCCGGTGGGCTGCAGAACACCGTGACCACCGGGATCGTGAGCGCGCTGAACCGCAAGCTCGACGAGTTGAGCAGCGGCCAGGAACGGCGCTCGCCCTACAGCAGGACCACGAACGAAGCCGGGCCGAGCTACACCGCGATCCAGACCGACGCCCCGATCAACCAGGGCAACTCGGGCGGGGCGCTGGTGGACGCGCAGGGGAACGTCATCGGCATCAACTCGGCGCTGTACAACCCGGCCTCGACCGGCAGCATCGGCATCGGTTTCGCGATCCCCATCAACGACGCGAAGAAGATCGTCGAGCAGATCGTCGGCTGA
- a CDS encoding M20 family metallopeptidase, whose amino-acid sequence MIRSEHASPIPPDDSYLRSLVEATADAVAAAEPLGSPHDGADAATRDAVVAEIDALRAELVELSQDLHAHPEEGFAEHRSVRALGDLLRRHGHEVTIGAGGLDTALVATTPGSGPHIAVLSEYDALPGLGHGCGHNVICTAGAGGFLGAAAVAGRVGGRVSLIGTPAEEGGGGKETMARAGVFDDVDAVLMLHPFSHDIAMHPFLGRRQLEMVFHGVGAHASAQPFMGRNALDAAVAAYQGVAALRQHLPSSDRVHGVFTDGGARPNVVPERAALLFYLRSAQPDTLRDLAERVSAVARGAAEMTGCGVELRWDAQPAYLPIRFNTTLAGRWSAHQVDAGRKPLPPGIVPEFLTGSTDLGNLSYRMPAIHPMIAIAGPTTALHTKEFAAAAGSPDGDRAVVDGALGLALTAVDYLADAKLRAAVHEEFEASGGALDVPAFFD is encoded by the coding sequence ATGATCCGCTCTGAGCACGCTTCGCCGATCCCTCCCGACGACAGCTACCTCCGTTCACTGGTCGAAGCGACCGCGGACGCCGTCGCCGCGGCCGAACCACTCGGCTCGCCCCATGACGGCGCGGACGCCGCCACACGGGACGCCGTCGTCGCCGAGATCGACGCGCTGCGGGCGGAATTGGTGGAGTTGAGCCAAGACCTGCACGCTCACCCCGAAGAGGGTTTCGCGGAGCACCGCTCGGTCCGCGCGCTCGGCGACCTGCTCCGGCGGCACGGCCACGAGGTGACGATCGGCGCGGGCGGGCTGGACACCGCTCTGGTCGCGACCACTCCCGGCAGCGGCCCGCACATCGCGGTCCTGTCCGAATACGACGCGCTCCCCGGGCTCGGCCACGGCTGCGGGCACAACGTCATCTGCACCGCCGGCGCGGGCGGCTTCCTCGGCGCGGCCGCGGTCGCCGGACGGGTGGGCGGCCGGGTCTCGCTGATCGGCACACCGGCGGAGGAAGGCGGTGGCGGCAAGGAGACCATGGCCCGCGCCGGTGTTTTCGACGACGTCGACGCCGTGCTCATGCTGCACCCGTTCAGCCACGACATCGCCATGCACCCGTTCCTCGGCAGGCGCCAGCTGGAAATGGTGTTCCACGGTGTCGGCGCGCACGCGTCGGCTCAGCCGTTCATGGGGCGCAACGCGCTCGACGCCGCCGTCGCCGCGTACCAGGGTGTCGCGGCGCTTCGGCAGCATCTGCCGTCCAGTGACCGCGTCCACGGCGTCTTCACCGACGGCGGCGCGCGGCCGAACGTCGTCCCCGAACGCGCGGCGCTGCTGTTCTATCTCCGGTCCGCGCAACCGGACACGCTGCGCGACCTCGCCGAGCGGGTTTCGGCGGTCGCGCGCGGCGCGGCGGAGATGACCGGCTGCGGCGTCGAACTCCGGTGGGACGCCCAGCCCGCGTATCTGCCGATCCGGTTCAACACCACGCTCGCCGGACGCTGGTCGGCGCATCAGGTCGACGCCGGCCGCAAACCGCTGCCGCCGGGGATCGTGCCCGAATTCCTCACTGGCTCGACCGACCTCGGCAACCTCTCGTACCGGATGCCGGCGATCCACCCGATGATCGCCATCGCCGGACCGACGACCGCCTTGCACACCAAGGAGTTCGCGGCCGCGGCCGGTTCCCCGGACGGCGATCGCGCGGTCGTCGACGGGGCGCTGGGGCTGGCGCTGACGGCCGTCGACTACCTGGCCGACGCGAAGCTCCGCGCCGCGGTGCACGAGGAGTTCGAGGCATCGGGCGGAGCATTGGACGTGCCGGCGTTCTTCGACTGA
- a CDS encoding class I SAM-dependent methyltransferase, which yields MPDHHERLRSLLRPGITTTGEGKGFLDLLGEIPQAGPPTGLAQRLMRTSAVPMIYERYWRPALGRVAKGLNGPSMADEVRIAIEALGLRPGRIALDVACGTGRFTRAFGEAVGPDGLSIGLDGSVTMLEKALAAPNPASVTYLRADAVDLPLDDSTVDAVCCFAALHMFADPDAALDSFARVLKPGGSLVMLTSARHGDQPMRLADTVLGRLSGQRMFDRGEIAAKLFRRGFDHVDERYSGVTQIVTGELGVNIRK from the coding sequence GTGCCGGACCATCACGAACGTCTGAGGAGCCTGCTGAGGCCGGGCATCACGACCACCGGTGAGGGCAAGGGATTCCTTGATCTGCTGGGAGAAATCCCGCAAGCTGGGCCGCCGACCGGGCTCGCGCAGCGGCTCATGCGCACCTCCGCCGTGCCGATGATCTACGAGCGGTACTGGCGCCCGGCGCTGGGCAGGGTCGCGAAAGGACTGAACGGCCCGAGCATGGCCGACGAGGTCCGCATCGCGATCGAAGCGCTCGGCCTGCGCCCCGGCCGGATCGCGCTGGACGTCGCCTGCGGCACCGGCCGGTTCACGAGGGCCTTCGGCGAGGCGGTCGGCCCGGACGGGCTCTCCATCGGCCTCGACGGTTCGGTCACCATGCTGGAGAAGGCGCTCGCCGCACCCAATCCCGCTTCGGTGACGTATCTGCGCGCCGACGCCGTCGACCTGCCGCTGGACGATTCCACTGTGGACGCGGTCTGCTGCTTCGCCGCGCTGCACATGTTCGCCGACCCGGACGCCGCCCTGGATTCGTTCGCCCGCGTGCTGAAACCCGGTGGCTCGCTGGTGATGCTGACGAGCGCCCGGCACGGCGATCAGCCGATGCGGCTGGCGGACACCGTCCTCGGCAGGCTGAGCGGACAGCGGATGTTCGACCGCGGCGAGATCGCGGCGAAACTGTTCCGGCGCGGCTTCGACCACGTCGACGAGCGGTACTCCGGTGTCACGCAGATCGTCACGGGCGAGCTAGGAGTTAACATCCGGAAATGA
- a CDS encoding DNA-3-methyladenine glycosylase family protein, which produces MTGSILQHPASTTLRIPVRGPFDLDKSIRFLTDFPPACRADAAAEPGTLRFAFPAEAGWEHVGAAVRQRSPGTIEVEVFADEGLAVEVGAQVRRILSVDVDGVGFAKLGAADPVVRRLQREHPGLRPVLFHSPYEAACWAILSHRTRMSQAATVKRRLAEEFGRPVDVGGQVLRSFPAPDVLAGPEAGRGLPAVKAERLRAVANAAKDGLLDAAYLRAMPVPDALRWLQLLPGIGPFSAQLILIRGAGHPDVFPTGEPRLQEAMRAAYDLPEAPPEELEELSAIWRPFRSWVAFALRNDPEFRTRGIGGSMTA; this is translated from the coding sequence ATGACCGGCTCGATCCTGCAGCACCCCGCGTCGACCACGCTGCGCATCCCGGTGCGCGGCCCGTTCGACCTCGACAAGTCCATCCGCTTCCTGACCGACTTCCCGCCCGCGTGCCGCGCGGACGCCGCCGCCGAGCCCGGCACCTTGCGCTTCGCCTTTCCCGCCGAAGCGGGTTGGGAGCACGTCGGTGCGGCCGTCAGACAGAGATCGCCCGGCACGATCGAGGTGGAGGTCTTCGCCGACGAAGGGCTCGCCGTCGAGGTCGGCGCCCAGGTCCGGCGGATCCTCTCGGTGGACGTCGACGGCGTCGGCTTCGCCAAGCTCGGCGCGGCGGATCCGGTGGTGCGCCGCCTGCAGCGGGAGCATCCCGGGTTGCGCCCCGTGCTGTTCCATTCGCCCTATGAAGCGGCCTGCTGGGCGATCCTGAGCCATCGGACGCGGATGTCGCAGGCCGCCACCGTGAAAAGGCGGCTGGCCGAGGAGTTCGGCAGGCCGGTGGACGTCGGCGGGCAGGTTCTCAGGTCGTTCCCGGCGCCGGACGTGCTGGCCGGGCCCGAAGCCGGGCGCGGGCTGCCGGCGGTGAAGGCCGAGCGGTTGCGGGCGGTGGCCAACGCCGCGAAGGACGGTCTGCTCGACGCCGCGTACCTGCGCGCGATGCCGGTGCCGGACGCGTTGCGCTGGCTGCAGCTCTTGCCGGGGATCGGCCCGTTCTCGGCACAGCTGATCCTGATCCGGGGCGCCGGGCATCCCGACGTCTTCCCCACCGGCGAGCCGCGGTTGCAGGAGGCCATGCGGGCCGCGTACGACCTGCCGGAGGCGCCGCCCGAGGAGCTGGAGGAGCTTTCCGCGATCTGGCGGCCGTTCCGCAGCTGGGTGGCCTTCGCCCTGCGCAACGACCCGGAGTTTCGCACGCGGGGGATCGGAGGTTCCATGACCGCCTGA
- a CDS encoding M50 family metallopeptidase → MSSSPAETVSDIAQSTPPGTITLVTGGLALLVVLSGRPWRIARNLITLVHEAGHALAAVLVGRRLQGIKLHSDTSGVTVSRGKPEGPGMAFTALAGYPAAAVLGLVFAGLLSSDLITVVLIVMALMLLGVLVMVRNTYGVFTVIASSVVLGLVALVAPSWFQAIFVYLLTWFLLFGGVRPVVELQIKRRRGAARDSDADQLGRLTGMPAVLWVLVMAVLTVSCLFAGGLWLLEPTVA, encoded by the coding sequence GTGAGCTCGTCTCCCGCCGAAACGGTTTCCGACATCGCCCAGTCCACTCCGCCCGGCACGATCACCCTGGTCACCGGTGGTCTCGCACTGCTCGTGGTGCTCTCGGGCAGGCCTTGGCGGATCGCCCGCAACCTGATCACGCTCGTCCACGAGGCGGGCCACGCGCTGGCGGCGGTGCTGGTCGGACGACGGTTGCAGGGCATCAAGCTGCACTCGGACACCTCCGGCGTCACCGTCTCCCGCGGCAAACCGGAGGGACCGGGGATGGCGTTCACCGCGCTGGCCGGATATCCGGCGGCCGCGGTGCTCGGGCTGGTGTTCGCAGGGCTGCTCTCGTCGGACCTGATCACCGTCGTGCTGATCGTGATGGCCCTGATGCTGCTGGGTGTGCTGGTGATGGTGCGCAACACCTACGGGGTGTTCACCGTGATCGCCAGCTCGGTGGTGCTCGGGCTGGTCGCGCTGGTGGCGCCGTCGTGGTTCCAGGCGATCTTCGTCTACCTGCTGACCTGGTTCCTGCTGTTCGGTGGCGTCCGGCCGGTGGTCGAGCTGCAGATCAAGCGGCGCCGGGGTGCGGCGAGGGATTCCGACGCCGACCAGCTCGGCAGGCTCACCGGGATGCCCGCGGTGCTGTGGGTCCTGGTGATGGCCGTGCTGACGGTGAGCTGTCTCTTCGCGGGCGGGTTGTGGCTGCTGGAGCCGACCGTCGCCTGA
- a CDS encoding aldehyde dehydrogenase family protein, translating to MDEVAKAVEECARSAKRAAPSLAAASPEAIDAALNAMADKLVEHAEVVLEANQADIAKAREDGMSAGLLDRLTITPERLTGMAEQLRLLAGAPHQERSVDVSTLDGGLRLVERRRPVGVIGANYEARPNVTVDVASQLVKSRNGGVLRTGSAALGSAQRLRETVIAPALSEAGIDPDVIQLVPRAEREAASALVRFPALVPLVILRGSGDSTRALATEAAVHGVRTLAHADGGGVLYIDEAADTDKVRDLVFNSLDRLGVCNRLNLLLIHEDAHDRVWPGISGALAERGVTPSLAPHEHAIGYEWALDSDREATVTVEKVSGLPEAAEIANERTSGLAAGIATESSEAADAFFDAYTGTGVFWNAPTRLLDGFKLLAVPETGINLDKVPGPRGPVTYTDLYVRQYAVLPA from the coding sequence ATGGACGAGGTCGCCAAGGCCGTCGAGGAATGCGCTCGATCGGCGAAACGGGCCGCGCCGTCGCTGGCCGCGGCCTCCCCGGAAGCGATCGACGCCGCGCTGAACGCCATGGCGGACAAGCTCGTCGAGCACGCCGAAGTCGTGCTCGAGGCGAACCAGGCCGACATCGCCAAGGCGCGCGAAGACGGGATGAGCGCGGGTCTGCTCGACCGGCTCACCATCACTCCCGAGCGGCTGACCGGCATGGCCGAACAGCTCCGTCTCCTGGCGGGGGCGCCGCATCAGGAGCGGTCCGTTGACGTGTCCACTTTGGACGGAGGGCTGCGGCTGGTGGAGCGCCGCCGTCCGGTCGGCGTGATCGGGGCGAACTACGAGGCGCGCCCGAACGTCACGGTCGACGTCGCGTCGCAGCTGGTGAAGTCGCGCAACGGTGGCGTGCTGCGCACGGGCTCCGCCGCGCTCGGCTCGGCCCAGCGCCTGCGCGAGACCGTGATCGCCCCCGCGCTCTCCGAAGCGGGCATCGATCCGGACGTCATCCAGCTGGTGCCGCGCGCCGAACGGGAAGCGGCCTCCGCGCTGGTCCGGTTCCCCGCGCTCGTGCCGCTGGTCATCCTGCGCGGCAGCGGCGACAGCACCAGGGCGCTGGCCACCGAGGCGGCCGTCCACGGCGTCCGCACGCTGGCCCACGCCGACGGCGGCGGCGTCCTGTACATCGACGAAGCGGCCGACACCGACAAGGTGCGTGACCTGGTCTTCAACAGCCTCGACCGGCTCGGTGTCTGCAACCGGCTGAACCTGCTGCTGATCCACGAAGACGCGCACGACCGCGTGTGGCCCGGCATCTCCGGCGCGCTGGCCGAACGCGGCGTCACGCCGTCACTGGCTCCGCACGAGCACGCCATCGGCTACGAATGGGCGCTCGACTCGGACCGCGAAGCGACCGTCACCGTCGAGAAGGTCTCCGGCCTGCCCGAGGCGGCGGAGATCGCCAACGAGCGGACCTCGGGCCTGGCCGCCGGCATCGCGACCGAAAGCAGCGAAGCCGCCGACGCGTTCTTCGACGCGTACACCGGCACCGGCGTGTTCTGGAACGCCCCGACCCGGCTGCTCGACGGCTTCAAGCTCCTCGCCGTCCCCGAGACCGGCATCAACCTGGACAAGGTCCCCGGCCCGCGCGGCCCGGTCACCTACACCGACCTCTACGTGCGGCAATACGCCGTGCTGCCCGCCTGA
- a CDS encoding adenylate/guanylate cyclase domain-containing protein, whose product MPEPGEISPDALQQRLERILLGGKRKYTRLEVAEKAGVPEERSRRLWRALGFATVDDDEVVFTDADIEAIRTADQLMNSGLIDPGIELAVTRALGQHLSRLAEWQVHMLWTMITENKEIGSSERQIGRLVERLLPELEKVQEFVWRRHLAAYAGRAMAMPDEDLEARTEVVGFVDMVGYTRLTRQVDEDELTDILDRFESVATEVIADHHGRIVKMIGDEVLFVADSAVDGAEIALALSERADADETLPAVRAGLASGRILSRFGDVYGSVVNLAARLTSTARPGTILVDKELATELSEFPQFEVRTRRPVSVRGYNRLRPSSLRRARDRPSGVFASSQQLAAEMLGLADATPDPTPVSEEVEDATADSLPPRPRSKRRRR is encoded by the coding sequence ATGCCCGAACCCGGCGAGATCTCGCCCGACGCGCTGCAACAGCGTCTCGAACGGATCCTGCTCGGCGGGAAACGGAAATACACCCGGCTCGAAGTCGCCGAGAAGGCAGGCGTTCCCGAGGAACGCTCTCGGCGGCTTTGGCGTGCGCTGGGCTTCGCGACCGTCGATGACGACGAGGTCGTCTTCACCGACGCCGACATCGAGGCGATCCGCACGGCGGACCAGCTGATGAACTCGGGCCTGATCGATCCGGGCATCGAGCTCGCCGTGACGCGCGCGCTGGGCCAGCACCTTTCGCGGCTCGCGGAATGGCAGGTCCACATGCTGTGGACGATGATCACCGAGAACAAGGAGATCGGCAGCAGCGAACGCCAGATCGGGCGGCTCGTCGAACGGCTGCTGCCCGAGCTGGAGAAGGTGCAGGAGTTCGTCTGGCGCCGCCACCTCGCGGCCTACGCCGGCCGGGCGATGGCCATGCCGGACGAGGATCTCGAGGCCAGGACCGAGGTGGTCGGGTTCGTCGACATGGTCGGCTACACCCGGCTGACCAGGCAGGTCGACGAGGACGAGCTCACCGACATCCTCGACCGGTTCGAATCCGTCGCCACCGAGGTGATCGCCGACCATCACGGACGGATCGTGAAGATGATCGGCGACGAGGTGCTGTTCGTCGCCGATTCCGCCGTCGACGGCGCCGAGATCGCCCTCGCCCTGTCCGAACGCGCCGACGCCGACGAAACCCTGCCCGCCGTGCGCGCCGGCCTGGCGTCGGGACGGATCCTCAGCCGCTTCGGCGACGTCTACGGCTCGGTCGTGAACCTCGCCGCCCGCCTCACCTCGACCGCGCGACCGGGCACCATCCTGGTGGACAAGGAACTCGCCACCGAGCTCTCGGAGTTCCCGCAGTTCGAGGTCCGCACGCGGCGGCCGGTTTCGGTGCGCGGGTACAACCGGCTGCGGCCTTCGTCATTGCGGCGGGCGCGGGACCGGCCTTCGGGCGTGTTCGCGTCTTCACAGCAGCTCGCGGCGGAGATGCTGGGGCTGGCCGACGCCACTCCGGACCCGACGCCTGTTTCGGAGGAGGTCGAGGACGCGACCGCGGACTCGTTGCCGCCTCGGCCTCGGTCGAAGCGGCGGCGGCGCTGA
- a CDS encoding universal stress protein: MAAYRTVVVGTDGSDSSFAAVDRAAGVAGDSGATLVIVCAYYPANKGDVEKAQDVLGDEAYQVVGSAPAEDTLLSARDRAAKAGAKNIDTAAVVGDPVDSLRKVVAERSADLLVVGNRGLNTLAGRILGSVPSEVARKSGVDVLIVHTT, from the coding sequence ATGGCTGCATATCGGACCGTGGTCGTGGGCACGGACGGCTCGGATTCTTCGTTCGCCGCGGTCGACCGGGCGGCGGGCGTCGCCGGGGACTCCGGAGCGACCCTGGTCATCGTGTGCGCCTACTACCCCGCCAACAAGGGCGACGTGGAGAAGGCGCAGGACGTCCTCGGTGACGAGGCGTACCAGGTGGTGGGCTCGGCCCCGGCCGAGGACACCCTCCTGTCCGCCCGCGACCGGGCGGCGAAGGCCGGCGCCAAGAACATCGACACCGCCGCGGTGGTCGGCGACCCGGTCGACTCGCTGCGCAAGGTCGTCGCCGAGCGCTCCGCGGATCTGCTGGTGGTCGGCAACCGCGGGCTGAACACGCTCGCGGGCCGCATCCTCGGCTCCGTGCCGTCCGAAGTCGCGCGGAAGTCCGGGGTGGACGTGCTCATCGTCCACACCACCTGA
- a CDS encoding coiled-coil domain-containing protein — MPLGAGFDVAKRGYSRAQVDEHLERLDADLKMLTADRDAAIGQAGDLARQLEIARGEIADLRGQVDRLAQPPTSVEGLSERLQRMLRLAQDEAADTKARAEAEAGHIRAKAETDASAMRARYEQLLNELDLRRKEMEAEHRGVLEKARAEAKDITDKAKAERDKLDAEAQQRRTQVEEDFEIAMASRRTEAMHALAEQEAASKAEAARRVREATEDAAAIRAKVLEEETAAKADIERRQRESVADANKRKQDSITEANARLAEAADEARRRVRQATEESNRRITQATERVEALRKVRSSLAEQVRTARTALAEATHVLGDEPHVPADLKAKPSPDAEATVQLRTADVPKATSGAKASPRPAAAQKPTGE, encoded by the coding sequence GTGCCGCTGGGAGCCGGCTTCGACGTGGCGAAGCGCGGTTACAGCCGTGCGCAGGTCGACGAACATCTCGAACGGCTTGACGCCGATCTGAAGATGCTCACCGCCGATCGCGATGCCGCCATCGGACAGGCGGGCGACCTGGCACGGCAGCTGGAGATCGCGCGCGGCGAGATCGCGGATCTGCGCGGGCAGGTCGACAGGCTCGCCCAGCCGCCGACGAGTGTCGAAGGCCTTTCCGAGCGGCTGCAGCGGATGTTGCGGCTCGCGCAGGACGAGGCCGCCGACACCAAGGCGCGCGCGGAAGCCGAAGCCGGGCACATCCGCGCCAAGGCCGAGACCGACGCGAGCGCCATGCGGGCCCGCTACGAGCAGCTGCTCAACGAGCTCGACCTCCGTCGCAAGGAGATGGAGGCCGAGCACCGCGGCGTGCTGGAGAAGGCCCGCGCCGAGGCGAAGGACATCACCGACAAGGCGAAGGCCGAGCGCGACAAGCTCGACGCCGAGGCGCAGCAGCGTCGCACTCAGGTCGAAGAGGACTTCGAGATCGCGATGGCGTCGCGGCGCACCGAGGCCATGCACGCGCTGGCCGAGCAGGAGGCCGCGAGCAAGGCCGAGGCCGCGCGCCGCGTCCGCGAGGCCACCGAGGACGCCGCCGCCATCCGCGCGAAGGTGCTCGAAGAGGAGACGGCGGCCAAGGCCGACATCGAACGCCGTCAGCGCGAGTCCGTCGCCGACGCCAACAAGCGCAAGCAGGACTCGATCACCGAGGCCAACGCCCGGCTCGCCGAGGCGGCCGACGAGGCACGCCGCCGCGTCCGGCAGGCCACCGAAGAGTCCAACCGGCGGATCACCCAGGCCACCGAACGGGTCGAAGCGCTCCGCAAGGTGCGCTCCAGCCTGGCCGAGCAGGTCCGCACCGCCCGGACCGCGCTCGCCGAGGCGACGCACGTGCTCGGCGACGAGCCGCATGTCCCGGCGGACCTGAAGGCGAAGCCGTCGCCCGACGCGGAAGCCACCGTGCAGCTCCGGACGGCCGATGTGCCGAAGGCCACATCCGGCGCGAAGGCTTCACCGCGACCTGCGGCAGCGCAGAAACCGACTGGCGAGTAA
- the ccrA gene encoding crotonyl-CoA carboxylase/reductase → MSQLGEIQQAILNDDLGAVASLDVPETYRGVTVHKDEADMFEGLESRDKDPRKSLHVDEVPVPELGPGEALVAVMASAINYNTVWTSIFEPVSTFKFLERYGRLSPLSKRHDLPYHVVGSDLSGVVLRTGPGVHNWKPGDEVVAHCLNVELEGPDGHNDTMLDSEQRIWGFETNFGGLAEIALVKSNQLMPKPDHLTWEEAASPGLVNSTAYRQLVSRNGADMKQGDVVLIWGASGGLGSYATQYALNGGAIPVCVVSSPEKAEICRKLGAELIIDRNAEGYKFWKDENNQDPKEWQRFGKKIRELTGGEDPDIVFEHPGRETFGASVYAARKGGTIVTCASTSGYMHQYDNRYLWMNLKRIVGSHFANYRESWEANRLIAKGLIHPTLSKTYALEDTGQAALDVHRNAHQGKVGVLALAPEEGLGVRNHELREKHIDGINAFRNV, encoded by the coding sequence ATGTCGCAGCTCGGCGAGATCCAGCAGGCCATTCTGAACGATGACCTCGGCGCCGTGGCGTCGCTCGACGTGCCGGAGACCTATCGCGGGGTGACCGTGCACAAGGACGAGGCCGACATGTTCGAAGGCCTCGAAAGCCGGGACAAGGACCCGCGCAAGTCGCTGCACGTGGACGAGGTCCCGGTGCCGGAGCTCGGCCCCGGCGAGGCGCTGGTCGCGGTCATGGCGAGCGCGATCAACTACAACACCGTCTGGACGTCGATCTTCGAGCCGGTCTCGACGTTCAAGTTCCTGGAGCGCTACGGGCGGCTCTCGCCGCTGTCGAAACGCCACGACCTGCCCTATCACGTCGTCGGCTCGGACCTGTCCGGCGTCGTGCTGCGCACCGGCCCCGGCGTGCACAACTGGAAGCCGGGCGACGAGGTCGTCGCGCACTGCCTCAACGTGGAACTCGAAGGCCCGGACGGGCACAACGACACGATGCTCGACTCCGAGCAGCGGATCTGGGGTTTCGAGACGAACTTCGGCGGGCTCGCCGAAATCGCGCTCGTGAAGTCGAACCAGCTGATGCCGAAGCCGGACCACCTCACCTGGGAAGAGGCCGCCTCCCCCGGTCTGGTGAACTCCACGGCCTACCGCCAGCTCGTCTCGCGCAACGGTGCCGACATGAAGCAGGGCGACGTCGTGCTGATCTGGGGTGCTTCGGGTGGCCTCGGCTCCTACGCGACGCAGTACGCGCTCAACGGCGGCGCCATCCCGGTGTGCGTGGTCTCCAGCCCCGAAAAGGCGGAGATCTGCCGGAAGCTCGGCGCGGAGCTGATCATCGATCGCAACGCCGAGGGCTACAAGTTCTGGAAGGACGAAAACAACCAGGACCCGAAGGAGTGGCAGCGGTTCGGCAAGAAGATCCGCGAGCTGACCGGCGGCGAGGACCCGGACATCGTCTTCGAGCACCCGGGCCGCGAAACCTTCGGCGCTTCCGTCTACGCCGCGCGCAAGGGCGGCACGATCGTCACGTGCGCGTCGACTTCGGGCTACATGCACCAATACGACAACCGCTACCTGTGGATGAACCTGAAGCGGATCGTCGGCAGCCACTTCGCGAACTACCGCGAGTCGTGGGAGGCGAACCGGCTGATCGCGAAAGGTCTGATCCACCCGACGCTGTCGAAGACCTACGCGCTCGAAGACACCGGTCAGGCCGCGCTGGACGTCCACCGCAACGCGCATCAGGGCAAGGTCGGTGTGCTCGCCCTTGCGCCGGAAGAAGGTCTGGGTGTCCGCAACCACGAGCTGCGCGAAAAGCACATCGACGGCATCAACGCTTTCCGGAACGTTTAA
- a CDS encoding SPW repeat protein produces MNEPTTRPWSRPHDWAEVVIGVVVALSPLWMTTDNTAMWTLVVLGALVALDGLASLAMPGMVYGEGIQIVLGALLFISPWVMGYADFMGASWTAWIGGVLTVVAGAAAMPIAQATHKTAGQH; encoded by the coding sequence ATGAATGAACCCACGACGCGCCCTTGGAGCCGTCCCCATGACTGGGCGGAGGTGGTCATCGGTGTCGTCGTCGCGCTTTCACCCCTCTGGATGACCACGGACAACACCGCCATGTGGACGCTCGTCGTCCTCGGCGCGCTGGTCGCCCTCGACGGTCTCGCGTCGCTTGCGATGCCTGGCATGGTCTACGGCGAAGGCATCCAGATCGTTCTGGGCGCGCTGCTGTTCATTTCGCCCTGGGTGATGGGATACGCCGACTTCATGGGCGCGTCCTGGACCGCTTGGATCGGTGGCGTCCTGACCGTGGTGGCCGGGGCGGCGGCGATGCCAATCGCCCAGGCGACGCACAAGACGGCGGGACAGCACTGA